From Halobacterium sp. R2-5, the proteins below share one genomic window:
- a CDS encoding GTP cyclohydrolase III, with protein MTNTQVTLVQLDNYGPWTVTPSPRREVDLQTMQSRLYADLSQAFGMRDGYVFFTRFDNMIAVSNGLDLEDHARIQESIRNRYPVTVSLSIGAGSSPADALVDATAALQEQGSAQDADRREALLGQPIDEAERTDDDVQIAHFDVVDATGTYTDELDAYSSFVHIEQGYAALMRHMHDAHDALSFFVGGDNIIAVCPDLSPAEYEEAIDYVHDTAGVDVRVGVGHGVSPHDAGMGAKHALEDARERETDVEVLPEP; from the coding sequence GTGACGAACACGCAGGTCACTCTCGTGCAACTCGACAACTACGGCCCGTGGACCGTGACGCCGTCGCCGCGGCGGGAGGTCGACCTCCAGACGATGCAGTCCCGCCTCTACGCTGACCTCTCGCAGGCGTTCGGCATGCGCGACGGCTACGTCTTCTTCACGCGCTTCGACAACATGATCGCGGTGAGCAACGGGCTAGACTTGGAGGACCACGCGCGAATCCAGGAGTCCATCCGGAACCGCTACCCGGTCACCGTCAGCCTCTCCATCGGCGCCGGGTCGTCGCCCGCGGACGCGCTCGTCGACGCCACCGCCGCGCTCCAGGAGCAGGGCAGCGCACAGGACGCCGACCGCCGCGAGGCGCTGCTCGGCCAGCCCATCGACGAGGCCGAACGCACCGACGACGACGTCCAGATCGCGCACTTCGACGTCGTCGACGCCACCGGCACGTACACCGACGAACTCGACGCGTACTCGTCGTTCGTCCACATCGAGCAGGGGTACGCCGCTCTGATGCGGCACATGCACGACGCCCACGACGCGCTCTCCTTCTTCGTCGGCGGCGACAACATCATCGCGGTCTGCCCCGACCTCTCGCCAGCGGAGTACGAGGAAGCCATCGACTACGTCCACGACACCGCCGGCGTCGACGTCCGCGTCGGCGTCGGGCACGGCGTCTCGCCGCACGACGCCGGCATGGGCGCCAAGCACGCCCTCGAGGACGCCCGCGAGCGCGAGACGGACGTCGAAGTCCTCCCCGAGCCCTGA
- a CDS encoding multiprotein bridging factor aMBF1, with amino-acid sequence MAQCEMCGKEVASPKTVKIEGAEIDVCDDCADFGTEVQTDSSSSTSTKYSTSSSSSSGSSGSSGSSASGGSSGGRRRRDMFDEMEELVGDYDTRIRNARESEGLSQEELADDLNEKASVIRKLERGDSLPSDDVREKLERKLGITLTESGGEADDTEWSSESDSAGLTLGDKVKRKGDGS; translated from the coding sequence ATGGCTCAGTGCGAGATGTGTGGCAAGGAGGTCGCGTCCCCGAAGACCGTCAAGATCGAGGGGGCCGAAATCGACGTCTGCGACGACTGCGCCGACTTCGGCACGGAAGTCCAGACCGACTCCTCCTCGTCCACCAGCACGAAGTACTCGACGTCCTCGTCCAGCTCCTCCGGTTCCTCTGGCTCCTCGGGCTCGTCGGCGAGCGGCGGCTCGTCGGGCGGCCGGCGCCGCCGGGACATGTTCGACGAGATGGAGGAACTGGTCGGCGACTACGACACCCGCATCCGGAACGCCCGGGAGAGCGAGGGCCTCAGCCAGGAGGAACTCGCGGACGACCTCAACGAGAAGGCGAGCGTCATCCGCAAGCTCGAACGCGGGGACAGCCTCCCGAGCGACGACGTCCGCGAGAAGCTCGAACGCAAGCTCGGCATCACGCTGACGGAGTCCGGCGGCGAAGCCGACGACACGGAGTGGTCCTCGGAGAGCGACAGCGCGGGGCTGACGCTCGGCGACAAGGTCAAGCGGAAGGGCGACGGCAGCTAA
- a CDS encoding CDP-alcohol phosphatidyltransferase family protein yields MTLDSYRDLANRLLRPWVRAATRVGATPDVISVVAFVFAVGAAAAFYVATPLMYAVGALCVVVNGWLDLLDGAVARELGTDSEAGDLLDHVLDRYADVVIVAGLAAGIGRYDLGLAAVTGVLLTSYLGTQAEAVGLDRVYGGLLGRADRLALVGITGGLSVFVPAVAGFSLVAWLLALFAVVGHLTAVQRFVSAWRQLA; encoded by the coding sequence ATGACGCTGGACTCGTACCGCGACCTCGCGAACCGGCTGCTGCGGCCGTGGGTGCGCGCAGCGACGCGGGTCGGCGCGACGCCGGACGTCATCAGCGTCGTCGCGTTCGTCTTCGCGGTCGGCGCGGCGGCCGCGTTCTACGTCGCGACCCCACTGATGTACGCCGTCGGCGCGCTCTGCGTCGTGGTGAACGGCTGGCTGGACCTGCTCGACGGCGCGGTCGCGCGGGAGCTCGGCACGGACTCCGAAGCCGGCGACCTGCTCGACCACGTCCTCGACCGGTACGCCGACGTGGTCATCGTCGCCGGGCTCGCAGCCGGCATCGGGCGGTACGACCTCGGGCTGGCGGCTGTTACGGGCGTCCTGCTCACGTCCTACCTCGGCACGCAGGCGGAGGCGGTCGGCCTCGACCGCGTGTACGGCGGCCTGCTCGGGCGCGCGGACCGCCTCGCGCTCGTCGGCATCACCGGCGGGCTCTCCGTGTTCGTTCCGGCAGTCGCGGGGTTCTCGCTGGTCGCGTGGCTGCTCGCGCTGTTCGCGGTCGTCGGCCACCTCACCGCCGTCCAGCGGTTCGTCTCGGCGTGGCGCCAGCTCGCCTGA
- the hisC gene encoding histidinol-phosphate transaminase — protein MEPRDLSDHVEYRAGRGIEEVARELGRDPAEFVKLSSNENPHGPSPKAEAAIRETAPEVHRYPKAVHADLTAALAEKWDVGDEQVWLANGGDGALDYLARAMLAPGDRVLVPTPGFTYYGMSARFHHGEVAEYDVRTEDGFALTADSVLEAYDGERVVYLTSPHNPTGDRFTLDAVEEVADETGEDALVVVDEAYGEFTDAPSAVSLLDERDDVAVLRTFSKAYGLAGIRLGYAVAPPEWADAYARVQTPFAASAIACRAGLAALDDDEHVEKSVESVEWSRQHIYDELDAPTYESHGNFVLADVGDATEVAEAAKREGVLIRDCSSFGLPEHVRVTCGTREETERAVDVLNEVLAE, from the coding sequence ATGGAACCACGGGACCTCTCCGACCACGTCGAGTACCGGGCCGGTCGGGGTATCGAGGAGGTCGCGCGCGAGCTCGGGCGCGACCCCGCGGAGTTCGTCAAACTCTCCTCGAACGAGAACCCCCACGGCCCGAGTCCGAAGGCCGAGGCCGCCATCCGCGAGACCGCGCCGGAGGTCCACCGCTACCCGAAGGCCGTCCACGCCGACCTCACCGCCGCGCTCGCCGAGAAGTGGGACGTCGGCGACGAGCAGGTGTGGCTGGCGAACGGCGGCGACGGTGCGCTCGACTACCTCGCGCGGGCGATGCTCGCGCCTGGCGACCGCGTGCTCGTCCCCACACCCGGGTTCACGTACTACGGGATGAGCGCGCGCTTCCACCACGGGGAGGTCGCCGAGTACGACGTGCGCACCGAGGACGGCTTCGCGCTCACCGCCGACAGCGTGCTCGAAGCGTACGACGGCGAGCGCGTCGTCTACCTCACGAGCCCGCACAACCCCACCGGCGACCGATTCACGCTGGACGCCGTCGAAGAGGTCGCCGACGAGACGGGCGAGGACGCGCTCGTCGTCGTCGACGAGGCGTACGGCGAATTCACGGACGCGCCCTCGGCGGTCTCGCTACTGGACGAGCGCGACGACGTCGCGGTGCTGCGGACGTTCTCGAAGGCGTACGGGCTCGCGGGCATCCGGCTCGGCTACGCAGTCGCGCCGCCGGAGTGGGCGGACGCGTACGCTCGCGTGCAGACGCCGTTCGCCGCGAGCGCCATCGCGTGCCGCGCCGGCCTCGCCGCGCTGGACGACGACGAGCACGTCGAGAAGTCAGTCGAGAGCGTCGAGTGGTCCCGCCAGCATATCTACGACGAGCTGGACGCGCCGACCTACGAGAGCCACGGGAACTTCGTGCTCGCGGACGTCGGCGACGCGACCGAGGTCGCGGAGGCCGCCAAGCGCGAGGGCGTGCTAATTCGGGACTGTTCGAGCTTCGGGCTGCCCGAGCACGTCCGCGTCACGTGCGGCACGCGCGAGGAGACCGAGCGCGCCGTCGACGTGCTGAACGAGGTGCTCGCGGAGTGA
- a CDS encoding adenylate kinase family protein, producing MRVAVTGTPGTGKTTAVERLDANMDVVHLNDVIGEEGLYTEVDEARDSKVADLDAIRDWLDGRDDVLVESHLAHHLDADRVVVLRCAPGELERRLVERGEPAAKAEENAESEALDVVLSEAVQRHGRESVYEVDATDRSPDEVADAIQAVLAGEREPSAGDVDFTEYL from the coding sequence ATGAGAGTCGCCGTCACGGGGACCCCGGGCACGGGGAAGACGACCGCCGTCGAGCGCCTCGACGCGAACATGGACGTCGTCCACCTGAACGACGTCATCGGCGAGGAGGGCCTCTACACGGAGGTCGACGAGGCCCGGGACAGCAAGGTCGCGGACCTCGACGCCATCCGCGACTGGCTGGACGGCCGCGACGACGTGCTCGTGGAGTCGCACCTCGCGCACCACCTGGACGCCGACCGCGTCGTCGTGTTGCGGTGTGCGCCCGGCGAACTGGAGCGACGCCTCGTCGAGCGCGGCGAGCCCGCGGCGAAGGCCGAGGAGAACGCCGAGAGCGAGGCGCTGGACGTCGTGCTCTCGGAGGCCGTGCAGCGACACGGCCGCGAGAGCGTCTACGAAGTCGACGCGACCGACCGCAGCCCCGACGAGGTCGCGGACGCAATTCAGGCGGTGCTCGCGGGCGAACGCGAACCCTCGGCGGGCGACGTGGACTTCACCGAGTACCTATGA
- a CDS encoding DoxX family protein, with translation MADETADDRSLSTLGRVALGLGLALQASEDFRDVEDSVEYAESAGVPMPDIMAPLASGTMVFAGLGIALWRVPRVATGAAATFLTVVTATMHDFWNADEDDKSGERLAFFGNLAMLGGVLVFLREAYRSGD, from the coding sequence ATGGCAGACGAGACAGCAGACGACCGTTCGCTCTCCACGCTCGGTCGCGTCGCGCTCGGCCTCGGGCTGGCGCTGCAGGCCTCCGAGGACTTCCGAGACGTGGAGGACAGCGTCGAGTACGCCGAGTCAGCGGGCGTGCCGATGCCCGATATCATGGCGCCGCTCGCCTCGGGGACGATGGTGTTCGCGGGGCTCGGCATCGCGCTCTGGCGGGTCCCTCGCGTCGCAACCGGCGCGGCCGCGACGTTCCTGACGGTCGTCACCGCGACGATGCACGACTTCTGGAACGCCGACGAGGACGACAAGAGCGGCGAACGCCTCGCGTTCTTCGGGAATCTCGCGATGCTCGGCGGCGTACTCGTCTTCCTGCGGGAAGCGTATCGGTCCGGCGACTGA
- the dinB gene encoding DNA polymerase IV, translated as MVDGERLPGAPDRAERIVLHVDMDCFYASCERMREPELRGEPVVVGMGYEPGETVGAVATASYEAREYGVESAQAIGAALENLPRRAENPGDPDAGYYRPVDLDFYQEVGSDVKDILYDLGDTVREVSIDEAYLDVTERTAWDVAEGFARHVKQRIAREVGVPASVGVAPDMSTAKLASDHDKPDGLVVVEPDDVREFLAPIDVADVHGIGPVRARELREMDIETAGDLASADPYELADRFGDRGRDLYRRARGEDNRPVEPRGKPKSLSRESAFDGATDDFERVREQVATLAEAVADRATRKNAFYRTIGVKVVTPPYDVHTRAESLPGPVDDPALVDDRTQDLLGEFEGESVRKVGVRVSNLDFSEREQTNLDGFGGDESADGGGRDPTRGGRGTNERQNSGQVSLEDFE; from the coding sequence ATGGTCGACGGCGAGCGACTCCCCGGGGCGCCAGACCGCGCGGAGCGCATCGTCCTGCACGTCGACATGGACTGCTTCTACGCCTCCTGCGAGCGCATGCGGGAGCCCGAACTCCGCGGCGAGCCTGTGGTCGTCGGCATGGGCTACGAGCCGGGTGAGACCGTCGGCGCGGTCGCGACCGCGAGCTACGAGGCCCGCGAGTACGGCGTCGAGAGCGCGCAGGCCATCGGCGCCGCCTTAGAGAACCTCCCGCGGAGAGCCGAGAATCCCGGCGACCCGGACGCGGGCTACTACCGGCCCGTGGACCTCGACTTCTACCAGGAGGTCGGCAGCGACGTCAAGGACATCCTGTACGACCTCGGGGACACCGTCCGCGAGGTGAGCATCGACGAGGCGTACCTCGACGTCACCGAGCGCACCGCGTGGGACGTCGCCGAGGGGTTCGCGCGCCACGTCAAACAGCGCATCGCCCGGGAGGTCGGCGTGCCCGCCAGCGTCGGCGTCGCGCCCGACATGAGCACCGCGAAGCTCGCCAGCGACCACGACAAGCCCGACGGCCTCGTGGTCGTCGAACCCGACGACGTCCGCGAGTTCCTCGCGCCCATCGACGTCGCGGACGTCCACGGTATCGGGCCGGTTCGGGCGCGAGAACTCCGCGAGATGGACATCGAGACGGCGGGCGACCTCGCGAGCGCCGACCCCTACGAGCTCGCGGACCGCTTCGGCGACCGCGGCCGCGACCTCTACCGGCGCGCCCGCGGCGAGGACAACCGCCCCGTCGAGCCCCGCGGGAAGCCCAAGAGCCTCTCCCGGGAGTCCGCCTTCGACGGCGCGACCGACGACTTCGAGCGCGTCCGCGAACAGGTCGCCACGCTCGCCGAAGCCGTCGCGGACCGCGCCACCCGGAAGAACGCCTTCTACCGCACCATCGGCGTGAAGGTCGTCACGCCGCCCTACGACGTCCACACGCGCGCCGAGTCCCTGCCCGGTCCCGTCGACGACCCCGCCCTCGTCGACGACCGCACGCAGGACCTCCTCGGCGAGTTCGAGGGCGAGTCCGTCCGGAAGGTCGGGGTGCGCGTCTCGAACCTCGACTTCTCGGAGCGCGAGCAGACGAACCTCGACGGCTTCGGAGGCGACGAGAGCGCGGACGGTGGTGGACGTGACCCGACTCGAGGCGGTCGAGGCACGAACGAGCGGCAGAACAGCGGACAGGTGTCCCTGGAGGACTTCGAGTGA
- a CDS encoding DUF3006 domain-containing protein, which translates to MIPNGTYTAVVDRFEGDLAVLLLEADGETVAERVLDRERLPEAGRHVDAILTVELDDGDVASLEYEPEETESRAENAQRRFDELSRRPPSRGDESDSE; encoded by the coding sequence ATGATACCTAACGGCACCTACACGGCGGTCGTGGACCGCTTCGAGGGCGACCTCGCGGTCCTCCTGCTGGAAGCGGACGGCGAGACGGTCGCCGAGCGCGTGCTCGACCGGGAGCGACTCCCGGAAGCGGGCCGGCACGTCGACGCGATTCTCACCGTCGAACTGGACGACGGCGACGTAGCGAGCCTCGAATACGAGCCGGAGGAGACAGAGTCCCGGGCGGAGAACGCGCAGCGCCGGTTCGACGAACTGTCGCGACGGCCGCCGTCTCGCGGCGACGAGTCGGACTCGGAGTAG
- a CDS encoding lamin tail domain-containing protein has translation MARRRALGVLAVAVLVLLAGCSGAVSDAPAATDQGSATTEAANTTTTEATTTAAETPNGTLSVHFINVGQGSSILVVGPENETMLIDTGDWSDDGEIVLDYLRAHDVERLDYLVTSHADADHIGGHEAVIDYFETAGDGVGAAYDPGIASSSQTYEEYLDAVEGHDVPLFQTRAGDEIPLENASVDVLAPPEDRLAGGDRNENSVVLRVEFGQSTFLLPGDGEAASERYLAEEYGAGLNATVLSAGHHGSQSSSTAEFLDVAAPKVAVISSAYDSQYGHPHEDVLQRFGERSIRTYWTATHGNVELASNGSAVTVATQRDAPTDPLDLRDGDPIEPGSGDDVEVRTVVPASGTATAPDGGTTIEPSTTDTATTESTTTATTTGEAGGLAVAEIHADAAGNDNENLNDEYVVFENTGSEALDLGGWTVSDEADHTYTFPSGFTLDAGDQVTLHTGSGEDSATDLYWGSGSAVWNNAGDTIVVETDTGTTVVEESY, from the coding sequence ATGGCTCGACGGCGCGCACTCGGCGTCCTCGCGGTGGCAGTTCTCGTCCTGCTGGCTGGGTGTAGCGGCGCCGTCAGCGACGCGCCGGCGGCGACGGACCAGGGCTCGGCCACGACTGAAGCCGCCAATACGACGACGACAGAGGCGACGACCACTGCCGCGGAAACCCCGAACGGAACGCTCTCGGTGCACTTCATCAACGTCGGGCAGGGCTCCAGCATCCTCGTGGTCGGCCCGGAGAACGAGACGATGCTGATCGACACGGGCGACTGGTCGGACGACGGCGAGATCGTGCTCGACTACCTCCGGGCGCACGACGTAGAGCGCCTGGACTACCTCGTGACGTCCCACGCGGACGCCGACCACATCGGCGGCCACGAGGCGGTCATCGACTACTTCGAGACGGCGGGCGACGGCGTCGGCGCGGCCTACGACCCGGGTATCGCGTCGAGTTCGCAGACGTACGAGGAGTACCTCGACGCCGTAGAGGGGCACGACGTGCCGCTGTTCCAGACGCGCGCGGGAGACGAGATTCCGCTGGAGAACGCGAGCGTGGACGTGCTGGCGCCGCCCGAGGACCGCCTCGCGGGCGGCGACCGCAACGAGAACAGCGTCGTCCTCCGCGTCGAGTTCGGGCAGTCGACGTTCTTGCTGCCGGGCGACGGCGAGGCGGCGAGCGAGCGGTACCTCGCCGAGGAGTACGGCGCGGGGCTGAACGCCACGGTGTTGAGCGCGGGCCACCACGGCAGTCAGTCCAGTTCGACCGCGGAGTTCCTCGACGTCGCGGCCCCGAAGGTCGCCGTGATTTCGAGCGCGTACGACTCCCAGTACGGCCACCCGCACGAGGACGTCCTCCAGCGGTTCGGGGAGCGCTCGATTCGGACGTACTGGACGGCGACGCACGGGAACGTTGAACTGGCGAGCAACGGCTCCGCGGTGACGGTCGCGACCCAGCGCGACGCGCCGACGGACCCGCTGGACCTCCGCGACGGCGACCCGATAGAGCCGGGGAGCGGTGACGACGTCGAAGTCCGTACTGTCGTCCCCGCGAGCGGAACGGCGACGGCGCCGGACGGCGGGACGACGATCGAGCCTTCCACCACGGACACCGCGACCACGGAGTCGACGACCACGGCTACGACGACCGGCGAAGCCGGCGGTCTGGCCGTCGCGGAGATTCACGCCGACGCGGCGGGCAACGACAACGAGAATCTGAACGACGAGTACGTCGTCTTCGAGAACACCGGCAGCGAGGCCCTGGACCTCGGCGGCTGGACGGTCAGCGACGAGGCGGACCACACGTACACGTTCCCGAGCGGGTTCACGCTCGACGCGGGCGACCAGGTCACCCTGCACACGGGGAGCGGCGAGGATTCGGCGACAGACCTCTACTGGGGGTCGGGGAGCGCGGTGTGGAACAACGCCGGTGACACTATCGTCGTCGAGACCGACACCGGAACCACAGTCGTCGAGGAATCCTACTGA
- the tpiA gene encoding triose-phosphate isomerase — MFVLVNLKAYPCDPVEIGEAAAEVAEETEATVAVAPQAADLARVAETGATTYAQHVSPVEHGSHTGSVLAESVADNGAVGTLLNHSEHRRKLADIDGSLDAAERVGLDTVVCANNPEQVAAAAALGPDAVAVEPPALIGTGTPVSQADPDVVEDAVAAAESVDPSVDVYCGAGISTGEDLEAARELGATGVLLASGVAKADDPREALEDLVAPLA; from the coding sequence GTGTTCGTACTCGTCAATCTGAAGGCCTACCCCTGCGACCCGGTCGAAATCGGGGAGGCCGCCGCGGAGGTCGCCGAAGAGACAGAGGCTACCGTCGCCGTCGCGCCGCAGGCCGCGGACCTCGCGCGCGTCGCGGAGACGGGCGCGACGACGTACGCCCAGCACGTCAGCCCCGTCGAGCACGGCAGCCACACGGGCAGCGTGCTCGCCGAATCCGTCGCGGACAACGGCGCGGTCGGCACGCTGCTCAATCACAGCGAGCACCGCCGGAAGCTCGCGGACATCGACGGCAGCCTCGACGCCGCCGAGCGCGTCGGCCTCGACACCGTGGTCTGCGCGAACAACCCCGAGCAGGTCGCCGCCGCCGCGGCGCTCGGGCCGGACGCCGTCGCCGTCGAACCCCCGGCGCTCATCGGCACCGGGACGCCGGTCTCGCAGGCCGACCCGGACGTCGTGGAGGACGCGGTCGCCGCCGCCGAGTCCGTCGACCCGAGCGTCGACGTCTACTGCGGCGCCGGCATCTCCACGGGCGAGGACCTCGAAGCCGCCCGCGAACTCGGCGCGACCGGCGTGCTGCTCGCCAGCGGCGTCGCGAAAGCCGACGACCCCAGAGAAGCGCTCGAGGACCTCGTCGCGCCGCTCGCGTAG
- a CDS encoding SprT-like domain-containing protein, with product MTAEPSGLDTEFYAVDADASTAELLAVAKVYARDVVDSYDLTVDVSALDWEVSKRAKRRAGAVKYRGEHPETVSLTWEYFQEHGWGATAEVVRHELIHVHLLNEAGDASHGDAFREWASELQTSVTCERFAEPNWWVVCEDCDSELPRYRESKLVENPETYRCGGCGGTLYSREVTGSGD from the coding sequence ATGACCGCGGAACCGTCAGGCCTGGACACGGAGTTCTACGCGGTCGACGCGGACGCCTCAACCGCGGAGCTCCTGGCGGTCGCGAAGGTGTACGCCCGCGACGTCGTCGACAGCTACGACCTCACCGTGGACGTCAGCGCCCTCGACTGGGAGGTGAGCAAGCGCGCGAAGCGCCGCGCGGGCGCCGTCAAGTACCGGGGCGAGCACCCGGAGACCGTCTCGCTGACGTGGGAGTACTTCCAGGAGCACGGCTGGGGCGCGACCGCGGAAGTGGTGCGCCACGAGCTGATTCACGTCCACCTCCTGAACGAGGCCGGGGACGCCAGCCACGGCGACGCGTTCCGCGAGTGGGCGAGCGAACTCCAGACGTCGGTCACCTGCGAGCGGTTCGCCGAGCCGAACTGGTGGGTGGTCTGCGAGGACTGCGACAGCGAGCTGCCGCGCTACCGGGAGTCGAAGCTCGTCGAGAACCCGGAGACGTACCGCTGCGGCGGCTGCGGCGGAACGCTGTACTCGCGTGAAGTCACAGGGAGCGGCGACTGA
- a CDS encoding Rieske 2Fe-2S domain-containing protein gives MGSRYRVTSVDAVHEEGGSVFTVRDEHGDDEEVLLVPCEDGVEAWVNRCTHEAQRLYREGVGAVVRNDEVVCPKHGSMFDTCSGYCDNGEAADTTLVDVDVTVEDGQVYLTDDDVRYLHDGTSSDDDGDDGPDSTSHLQF, from the coding sequence ATGGGGAGTCGCTATCGCGTGACGAGCGTCGACGCCGTCCACGAGGAGGGCGGGTCGGTGTTCACGGTGCGGGACGAGCACGGCGACGACGAGGAAGTGCTGCTGGTGCCCTGCGAGGACGGCGTGGAGGCGTGGGTGAACCGCTGCACGCACGAGGCCCAGCGCCTCTACCGCGAGGGCGTCGGCGCAGTCGTGCGCAACGACGAGGTGGTCTGCCCGAAGCACGGGTCGATGTTCGACACGTGCAGCGGCTACTGCGACAACGGCGAGGCCGCGGACACGACGCTCGTCGACGTAGACGTCACGGTCGAGGACGGCCAAGTGTACCTCACGGACGACGACGTGCGGTACCTCCACGACGGCACGAGCAGCGACGACGACGGGGACGACGGCCCGGATTCGACGTCCCACCTCCAGTTCTGA